Proteins from a single region of Sphingomonas swuensis:
- a CDS encoding TonB-dependent receptor domain-containing protein, whose amino-acid sequence MVATPAAAQDAETRADTTATQPANVPVQTQNPDCPDQNQDGVCDPASTLSNADTSAQSGETVVVTGSRIRRDEFSTTEPLTVITAEEITQSGFNSATDALQSAAVTQGASQINNAYGGFVTDGGTGANTLGLRGLGPARTLILLNGRRLAPGGTRGSVLSADLNVLPTAIIERVEVLKAGASSIYGSDAIAGVVNIITDRKLTGLSIDAQVNVPELGDGVDKRIAATFGIQAPRLSVIGSVEYRKRAAIARNQSKFLRCPIGGFLDGEGSEFGSGDFIDPATGEPKCFTLDNGGVTINTLGIPTRDGIGRTSGLPGRFNRFVPAPGQTTGPFPGFLGVGTFDRDTFDPRQEFEPLITGTEIMTGYLATTYDFGYLGNSELYGEVLATRRKSSSPLYRQLALDYLTGSPLLPANIRNGILANPTETSSGRTVAARAFIGYGLTDSRQKVDYVRASGGIRGDFFFNDWRYDLYFGKSWNDGQYEIESFLTDRIANSTNVVQNADGSFSCASQASNRNCVAAPALSAAVIGGQLPQDFRDYITDNTIGNTSFRETTASFGVDGPLFSLPGGEVQLALGAEYRKQSINDQPDQNSIDGNLFGLTAGTPTVGKDSVREIFGELYVPIVRDKPFLYRLNVNGSVRYTDYKSYGGDTTYKIAGEWEPVRGLGFRGSYGTSYRAPALAEQFLGATSGFLGSDSDPCSALADPSEQSPTEQRIAANCAAIGLPADFEQRSGITVFRVGGAQAGLEAETSKNWSIGVVGRPPIPASIGQLSLALDYFNIKVENGVSDLSGDTILNRCYSAENFDPTAGFCRFVQRDSNNALTVTSSFVNLSESIVKGYEFNGRFSTKAIGPGTFIFNANVTKYTEQSSRLFPEEFLSDSNGIVTSPDWVGNFDASYSTRKLTFRYGLDWIGGDRENTYKFFAFDNLTGITDPELVQLYKDNYYLETKDYFLHNASVQFDVSDRYEFTLGVRNLFDKAPPRISAIGFSTIGNAPLYSGYDLVGRTFFANVNFKL is encoded by the coding sequence ATGGTCGCCACTCCTGCAGCGGCCCAGGACGCGGAAACGCGGGCCGACACCACGGCTACCCAGCCGGCGAATGTCCCGGTCCAGACCCAGAACCCGGACTGCCCCGACCAGAACCAGGACGGCGTCTGCGACCCGGCCTCGACGCTCAGCAATGCCGACACCAGCGCCCAGTCGGGCGAGACCGTCGTCGTCACCGGTTCGCGCATCCGCCGCGACGAGTTCAGCACCACCGAGCCGCTGACTGTCATCACCGCCGAGGAAATCACCCAGTCGGGCTTCAACAGCGCGACCGACGCGCTGCAGAGCGCCGCCGTCACCCAGGGTGCCTCGCAGATCAACAATGCCTACGGCGGCTTCGTCACCGACGGCGGCACCGGCGCCAACACCCTCGGCCTGCGCGGCCTCGGGCCGGCGCGTACCCTGATCCTGCTCAACGGCCGTCGCCTTGCGCCGGGCGGAACGCGTGGCTCGGTCCTTTCGGCCGATCTCAACGTCCTCCCGACCGCGATCATCGAGCGCGTCGAGGTCCTCAAGGCCGGCGCCTCGTCGATCTACGGCTCGGACGCCATCGCGGGCGTCGTCAACATCATCACCGACCGCAAGCTGACCGGCCTCTCGATCGATGCCCAGGTCAACGTGCCCGAGCTCGGTGATGGCGTCGACAAGCGCATCGCTGCCACCTTCGGCATCCAGGCTCCGCGCCTCAGCGTCATCGGCTCGGTCGAGTATCGCAAGCGTGCCGCCATTGCCCGCAACCAGTCCAAGTTCCTCCGCTGCCCGATCGGCGGCTTCCTCGACGGCGAGGGTTCGGAATTCGGCTCGGGCGACTTCATCGATCCGGCCACCGGCGAGCCGAAGTGCTTCACGCTCGACAATGGCGGCGTGACCATCAACACGCTCGGCATCCCGACCCGTGACGGCATCGGTCGCACCAGCGGCCTTCCGGGCCGGTTCAACCGCTTCGTCCCCGCCCCCGGCCAGACCACCGGTCCGTTCCCGGGCTTCCTCGGCGTCGGAACCTTCGATCGCGACACCTTCGATCCCCGCCAGGAGTTCGAGCCGCTGATCACCGGCACCGAGATCATGACCGGTTATCTCGCGACCACCTATGACTTCGGCTACCTCGGCAACAGCGAGCTCTACGGCGAAGTCCTCGCGACCCGCCGCAAGTCCTCGTCGCCGCTCTATCGCCAGCTCGCGCTCGACTATCTGACGGGCAGCCCGCTGCTTCCCGCCAACATCCGGAATGGCATCCTCGCCAATCCGACCGAGACCTCGAGCGGCCGTACCGTCGCGGCCCGTGCCTTCATCGGCTACGGCCTGACCGACAGCCGCCAGAAGGTGGACTATGTCCGCGCCTCGGGCGGCATCCGCGGCGACTTCTTCTTCAACGACTGGCGCTACGACCTTTACTTCGGCAAGTCGTGGAACGACGGCCAGTACGAGATCGAATCCTTCCTCACCGACCGGATCGCGAACTCGACCAACGTCGTTCAGAACGCCGACGGAAGCTTCAGCTGCGCCAGTCAGGCGTCGAACCGCAACTGCGTCGCCGCTCCGGCGCTCAGCGCAGCGGTCATCGGCGGCCAGCTTCCGCAGGACTTCCGCGACTACATCACCGACAACACCATCGGGAACACCAGCTTCCGCGAGACCACCGCTTCGTTCGGGGTCGACGGTCCGCTCTTCTCGCTTCCGGGCGGCGAAGTGCAGCTGGCGCTCGGTGCCGAGTATCGCAAGCAGTCGATCAACGACCAGCCTGACCAGAACTCGATCGACGGCAACCTGTTCGGCCTCACCGCTGGCACCCCGACGGTCGGCAAGGACAGCGTCCGCGAGATCTTCGGCGAGCTCTACGTCCCGATCGTTCGCGACAAGCCGTTCCTGTATCGCCTGAACGTCAACGGCTCGGTCCGCTACACCGACTACAAGTCGTACGGCGGCGACACGACCTACAAGATCGCCGGCGAGTGGGAGCCGGTGCGTGGCCTCGGCTTCCGCGGCAGCTACGGCACGTCCTACCGTGCCCCGGCGCTCGCGGAGCAGTTCCTCGGTGCCACCAGCGGCTTCCTCGGCAGCGACAGCGATCCGTGCTCGGCCCTGGCCGATCCTTCGGAGCAGTCGCCGACGGAACAGCGGATTGCGGCCAACTGCGCCGCGATCGGCCTTCCGGCGGACTTCGAGCAGCGCAGCGGCATCACCGTCTTCCGGGTCGGTGGCGCTCAAGCGGGCCTCGAAGCCGAGACCTCGAAGAACTGGTCGATCGGTGTCGTCGGGCGTCCCCCGATCCCCGCCTCGATCGGTCAGCTCAGCCTCGCGCTCGACTATTTCAACATCAAGGTCGAGAACGGCGTCAGCGATCTGTCGGGTGATACCATCCTCAACCGCTGCTACTCGGCCGAGAACTTCGATCCGACCGCGGGCTTCTGCCGCTTCGTCCAGCGTGACTCGAACAACGCGCTAACGGTGACCAGCAGCTTCGTGAACCTGTCCGAGAGCATCGTGAAGGGCTACGAGTTCAACGGCCGCTTCTCGACCAAGGCGATCGGGCCGGGCACGTTCATCTTCAACGCGAACGTGACCAAGTACACCGAGCAGTCGAGCCGGCTGTTCCCGGAAGAGTTCCTGTCGGACTCCAACGGCATCGTCACCTCGCCGGACTGGGTTGGCAACTTCGACGCCAGCTATTCGACCCGCAAGCTCACCTTCCGCTACGGGCTCGACTGGATCGGCGGCGATCGCGAGAACACCTACAAGTTCTTCGCGTTCGACAACCTGACCGGCATCACCGATCCGGAACTGGTCCAGCTCTACAAGGACAACTACTACCTCGAGACGAAGGACTATTTCCTCCACAACGCCTCGGTGCAGTTCGACGTGTCCGACCGCTACGAGTTCACGCTCGGCGTCCGGAACCTGTTCGACAAGGCTCCGCCGCGGATCTCCGCCATCGGCTTCAGCACGATCGGCAACGCGCCGCTCTACTCGGGCTACGATCTTGTTGGACGGACCTTCTTCGCCAACGTGAACTTCAAGCTCTAA
- the ahcY gene encoding adenosylhomocysteinase, protein MATQTLTRDYLVKDLGLADFGRKEIEIAETEMPGLMALRSEYGAAQPLKGARITGSLHMTIQTAVLIETLTALGATVRWASCNIFSTQDHAAAAIAATGVPVFAVKGETLEEYWDYVVRIFDWSKDGDDTTCNMILDDGGDATMFALWGARVEAGETLFTPSNEEEEIFAATLTRFLKERPGYLTKTVAAIKGVSEETTTGVHRLYELAKQGKLPFPAINVNDSVTKSKFDNLYGCKESLVDAIRRGTDVMLAGKVACVAGFGDVGKGSAASLRNGGARVIVTEVDPICALQAAMEGYEVVTMEEAAPRADIFVTATGNMDVITLDHMRAMKNMAIVCNIGHFDSEIQIGALNNMKWTEIKPQVDEVQFPDGKKLIVLSKGRLVNLGNATGHPSFVMSASFTNQTLAQIELWTASEKYGNDVYVLPKHLDEKVAALHLDKLGVKLTTLSDKQASYIGVTPKGPFKPEHYRY, encoded by the coding sequence GTGGCCACCCAGACCCTCACCCGCGACTATCTCGTCAAGGACCTCGGCCTCGCCGACTTCGGCCGCAAGGAGATCGAGATCGCCGAGACCGAGATGCCCGGCCTGATGGCGCTCCGCTCGGAATATGGCGCCGCCCAGCCCTTGAAGGGCGCGCGGATCACCGGCTCGCTCCACATGACCATCCAGACCGCGGTGCTGATCGAGACGCTGACCGCGCTCGGCGCCACCGTCCGCTGGGCGAGCTGCAACATCTTCTCGACCCAGGACCATGCCGCCGCCGCCATCGCCGCCACCGGCGTCCCGGTGTTCGCGGTCAAGGGCGAGACGCTCGAGGAATATTGGGACTATGTCGTCCGCATCTTCGACTGGTCGAAGGACGGTGACGACACCACCTGCAACATGATCCTCGACGACGGCGGCGACGCCACCATGTTCGCGCTGTGGGGCGCGCGAGTCGAGGCGGGCGAGACCCTCTTCACCCCGTCGAACGAGGAAGAGGAAATCTTCGCCGCGACGCTTACCCGCTTCCTCAAGGAGCGTCCGGGCTACCTCACCAAGACCGTCGCCGCGATCAAGGGCGTCAGCGAAGAGACCACCACCGGCGTCCACCGGCTGTACGAGCTCGCCAAGCAGGGCAAGCTCCCCTTCCCGGCCATCAACGTCAACGACAGCGTGACCAAGTCGAAGTTCGACAACCTCTACGGCTGCAAGGAGTCGCTGGTCGATGCGATCCGCCGCGGCACCGACGTGATGCTCGCCGGCAAGGTCGCCTGCGTCGCCGGCTTCGGCGACGTCGGCAAGGGCTCGGCGGCCTCGCTCCGCAACGGCGGCGCGCGGGTCATCGTCACCGAGGTCGACCCGATCTGCGCGCTTCAGGCCGCGATGGAAGGCTATGAGGTCGTGACCATGGAGGAAGCGGCGCCCCGCGCCGACATCTTCGTCACCGCCACCGGCAACATGGACGTCATCACGCTCGATCACATGCGGGCGATGAAGAACATGGCGATCGTCTGCAACATCGGCCACTTCGACAGCGAGATCCAGATCGGCGCGCTCAACAACATGAAGTGGACCGAGATCAAGCCGCAGGTCGACGAGGTCCAGTTCCCCGATGGCAAGAAGCTGATCGTGCTCTCGAAGGGTCGCCTCGTGAACCTCGGCAACGCCACCGGCCACCCGAGCTTCGTCATGTCGGCGAGCTTCACCAACCAGACGCTGGCCCAGATCGAGCTTTGGACCGCGTCGGAGAAGTACGGCAACGACGTCTACGTCCTGCCCAAGCACCTCGACGAGAAGGTCGCCGCGCTCCACCTCGACAAGCTCGGGGTCAAGCTCACCACCCTCAGCGACAAGCAGGCCTCCTATATCGGCGTCACTCCGAAGGGCCCGTTCAAGCCGGAGCACTATCGTTACTGA
- a CDS encoding TonB-dependent receptor domain-containing protein, giving the protein MRFQPTLALSASALALSLGLATPAFAQSPAPATPNNNACQAAPGTPERASCPDDEQVGDTAGSTNAEGAPTTRNAAGEQEILVTGSRIRRNQFNTADSIQLITRKEATQSGFNSTAEILQSTAVTGGTAQINDTYGGFVTNGGPGVNTISLRGLGTTRTLVLLNGRRVAPAGSRGSVGSADLNVLPNAMIDRIEVLNTGASSVYGSDAIAGVINIVTRSRINGLVAEVQHNAPQIGAGTSRRYSLTGGWTNNRLRVAGSVEYFNRDRIRTGDVSFARCPTQFYGTNGSDFGAGDFIDPRTGQPKCFPLENGGTTVNTIGTPNFNATPTSGIVLAPGVPAGYTSTCNRFRPNPLVTTGPVPGYECVGGGALSTNIRDTSSPNSLREDLISPAKILTAFGQIAYESSALGNAEFYTEVLLNRRKSEQDQQRQFTIDYPFGSPLIPVGLRYPVAFLGPQAANPLVSVGVRVFADYGIYNNRQTVDFARLNGGVRGDLPFRDWRYDFFVGKSWSDSDYTTDLILQDRLNASLDVVAGATPGTFVCRNPIGGCVAAPVLSPAVVGGQFPAAWLDYITDPVTGNTKYRETTTAFNVDGSLLKLPAGDLSVALGIEYRKASINDQPSPESVRNNLAGFTSSTPTVGKDSVIEYYGEVEIPVLRNQLIREFTINASARYTDYKSYGGQTTYKVGGLLSPTSWLSFRGSYGTSYRAPALFEQFLGATTGFLGSTGDPCDNLASVTNVLVRDRCISEGLPVGTGPGFADTFRQRSSITVVGVGGAEAGLEAETSKALTFGGVFQPNFFGPNFGDLSISLDYFRVKVENGVSQLTAANVLSQCYANPERTTCDLITRSNFAADGAGTLRVIQSYVNISDAYVSGLDFNARYAREIGPGRFRAGAAITKFNNRYNRTFPTQTPLNVIGLINNPEYTGTFDASYTVRPVFFRWSMEWIGKTDAQAYAAGFGLTPQKYFYRTPNYYLNNVATGYESDDFSITFGIRNLFNKKPPEISADYTNLLGNVPLGAGYDLRGRTFFVNFSAAIDKALGRAGF; this is encoded by the coding sequence ATGCGCTTCCAACCTACGCTTGCTTTGTCCGCGTCCGCACTCGCGCTGTCGCTCGGCCTGGCAACTCCGGCCTTTGCTCAGTCGCCCGCTCCGGCGACCCCGAACAACAATGCCTGCCAGGCCGCTCCGGGAACCCCCGAGCGCGCAAGCTGCCCGGACGACGAGCAGGTTGGTGACACCGCCGGCTCCACCAATGCCGAGGGCGCTCCGACGACCCGCAATGCCGCCGGCGAGCAGGAAATCCTGGTCACCGGTTCGCGCATTCGTCGCAACCAGTTCAACACCGCGGACTCGATCCAGCTGATCACCCGCAAGGAAGCCACCCAGTCGGGCTTCAACTCGACCGCGGAAATCCTGCAGTCGACCGCCGTCACCGGCGGCACCGCGCAGATCAACGACACCTACGGCGGCTTCGTCACCAACGGTGGCCCGGGCGTCAACACCATCTCGCTTCGTGGTCTCGGCACCACGCGCACGCTCGTCCTGCTGAACGGCCGCCGCGTCGCTCCGGCGGGTTCCCGCGGCTCGGTCGGTTCGGCCGATCTCAACGTTCTCCCGAACGCGATGATCGACCGCATCGAAGTGCTGAACACCGGCGCTTCGTCGGTCTACGGTTCGGACGCGATCGCGGGCGTCATCAACATCGTCACCCGCTCGCGCATCAACGGCCTCGTCGCCGAGGTCCAGCACAACGCCCCGCAGATCGGCGCCGGCACTAGCCGCCGCTACTCGCTGACTGGCGGCTGGACGAACAACCGTCTGCGCGTCGCGGGCTCGGTCGAGTACTTCAACCGTGACCGGATCCGCACCGGCGACGTCTCGTTCGCCCGCTGCCCGACCCAGTTCTACGGCACCAACGGCAGCGACTTCGGTGCGGGCGACTTCATCGATCCGCGCACCGGCCAGCCGAAGTGCTTCCCGCTCGAGAACGGCGGCACCACCGTCAACACGATCGGTACGCCGAACTTCAACGCCACCCCGACCAGCGGCATCGTGCTCGCTCCGGGAGTCCCCGCGGGCTACACCAGCACCTGCAACCGCTTCCGTCCGAACCCGCTGGTCACCACCGGCCCGGTCCCGGGTTACGAGTGCGTCGGCGGCGGTGCGCTCAGCACCAACATCCGCGACACCTCTTCGCCGAACTCGCTTCGCGAAGACCTGATCTCGCCGGCCAAGATCCTGACCGCCTTCGGCCAGATCGCCTACGAGAGCAGCGCGCTCGGCAACGCCGAATTCTACACCGAAGTGCTGCTTAACCGCCGCAAGTCGGAGCAGGACCAGCAGCGCCAGTTCACCATCGACTATCCGTTCGGCAGCCCGCTCATCCCGGTCGGCCTGCGTTACCCGGTGGCGTTCCTCGGCCCGCAGGCGGCCAACCCGCTGGTCTCGGTCGGTGTCCGCGTGTTCGCCGACTACGGCATCTACAACAACCGTCAGACCGTCGACTTCGCCCGCCTCAACGGCGGCGTTCGCGGCGACCTGCCGTTCCGCGACTGGCGCTACGACTTCTTCGTCGGCAAGAGCTGGTCGGACTCGGACTACACCACCGACCTGATCCTCCAGGACCGCCTCAACGCGTCGCTCGACGTCGTTGCCGGCGCCACCCCGGGGACCTTCGTCTGCCGCAACCCGATCGGCGGCTGCGTCGCGGCTCCGGTGCTTTCGCCGGCCGTTGTCGGCGGTCAGTTCCCGGCGGCCTGGTTGGACTACATCACCGATCCGGTCACCGGTAACACCAAGTATCGCGAGACCACGACGGCCTTCAACGTCGATGGTTCGCTGCTCAAGCTGCCGGCGGGCGACCTCTCGGTCGCGCTCGGCATCGAGTATCGCAAGGCCTCGATCAACGACCAGCCGAGCCCCGAGAGCGTTCGCAACAACCTCGCCGGCTTCACCTCGTCCACGCCGACCGTCGGCAAGGACTCGGTGATCGAATATTACGGCGAAGTCGAAATCCCGGTGCTCCGCAACCAGCTGATCCGTGAGTTCACGATCAACGCCTCGGCTCGCTACACCGACTACAAGTCGTACGGCGGTCAGACGACCTACAAGGTCGGTGGTCTGCTCTCGCCGACCAGCTGGCTCTCGTTCCGCGGCAGCTACGGCACTTCTTACCGCGCCCCGGCGCTGTTCGAGCAGTTCCTTGGCGCGACCACGGGCTTCCTCGGCTCGACGGGCGACCCCTGCGACAACCTCGCTTCGGTCACCAACGTGCTGGTCCGTGACCGCTGCATCAGCGAGGGCCTTCCGGTCGGAACCGGCCCGGGCTTCGCCGACACCTTCCGTCAGCGCAGCAGCATCACGGTGGTGGGCGTCGGCGGCGCCGAGGCGGGCCTGGAGGCCGAAACCTCCAAGGCGCTGACCTTCGGCGGCGTGTTCCAGCCGAACTTCTTCGGCCCGAACTTCGGCGACCTGTCGATCAGCCTCGACTACTTCCGCGTGAAGGTCGAGAACGGCGTCTCGCAGCTGACCGCGGCCAACGTGCTCAGCCAGTGCTACGCCAACCCGGAGCGGACCACCTGCGACCTCATCACGCGCTCGAACTTCGCCGCCGACGGCGCGGGCACCCTGCGCGTGATCCAGAGCTACGTGAACATCTCGGACGCGTATGTCTCGGGTCTGGACTTCAATGCTCGCTATGCTCGTGAGATCGGCCCGGGCCGGTTCCGCGCGGGTGCGGCGATCACCAAGTTCAACAACCGCTACAACCGCACCTTCCCGACCCAGACCCCGCTGAACGTCATCGGCCTCATCAACAATCCGGAATACACCGGCACGTTCGATGCGTCCTACACCGTTCGCCCGGTCTTCTTCCGCTGGTCGATGGAGTGGATCGGCAAGACCGACGCCCAGGCTTATGCCGCCGGCTTTGGCCTGACCCCGCAGAAGTATTTCTACCGGACCCCGAACTACTACCTCAACAACGTGGCGACGGGTTACGAGTCGGACGACTTCTCGATCACCTTCGGTATCCGCAACCTGTTCAACAAGAAGCCGCCGGAAATCTCGGCGGACTACACCAACCTCCTCGGCAACGTGCCGCTGGGCGCTGGTTACGACCTTCGCGGCCGGACGTTCTTCGTGAACTTCTCGGCAGCGATCGACAAGGCGCTGGGCCGCGCCGGCTTCTAA
- a CDS encoding YqgE/AlgH family protein, with product MDQPPFLSGKLLLAMPGMADPRFERSVTALCIHDENGAVGIGISHKRAGIRLRGLLKQLEIDPGVAPDAAVHHGGPVEPGRGFVLHSDDWGGEDTLSVVGTAGKLWSMTGTVDVLRAIAEGRGPSRWLISLGYAGWGAGQLEEEMTRHGWFACDGSEALLFDTPSDERWSAAFKTQGIDPRLLASETGAA from the coding sequence ATGGACCAACCGCCGTTCCTGTCCGGCAAGCTGCTGCTCGCAATGCCCGGCATGGCCGACCCGCGCTTCGAGCGCTCTGTGACCGCGCTCTGCATCCACGACGAGAATGGCGCGGTGGGAATCGGGATCAGCCACAAGCGTGCCGGGATCCGGCTCCGCGGCCTCCTCAAGCAGCTCGAGATCGATCCGGGGGTCGCGCCCGATGCGGCGGTCCACCATGGCGGCCCGGTCGAGCCTGGCCGCGGCTTCGTGCTCCACTCGGACGACTGGGGCGGGGAGGACACGCTGTCGGTCGTCGGCACCGCGGGCAAGTTGTGGTCGATGACCGGCACGGTCGACGTGCTCCGCGCCATCGCCGAGGGTCGCGGCCCGAGCCGCTGGCTGATCTCACTCGGCTATGCCGGCTGGGGGGCAGGGCAGCTCGAGGAAGAGATGACCCGCCACGGCTGGTTCGCCTGCGACGGAAGCGAAGCGCTGTTGTTCGACACCCCGAGCGACGAGCGCTGGTCGGCCGCCTTCAAGACCCAGGGGATCGATCCCCGCCTGCTCGCCAGCGAGACCGGCGCGGCCTGA